A portion of the Carya illinoinensis cultivar Pawnee chromosome 11, C.illinoinensisPawnee_v1, whole genome shotgun sequence genome contains these proteins:
- the LOC122282365 gene encoding protein FAR1-RELATED SEQUENCE 5-like: protein MPSHTCVEGEDVEEVNVEDVVNVEDEVRVDVDVNVEDGGRVDDGVNLISSSSSGLLESFIESGFVYSIQVDENGCIGSCFWADARSRAAYQYFGDVVTFDATYLTNLYKMPFVPFFGVNHHHQTIIFDCALLVNETGESYVWLLRTWQEAMLGRAPSTIITDDDKAMAKAIVEVLPNTTHRLCLWYILQKFPEHLAHVYNRFPDFGKDFCHCIHETITIEEFEQAWSFILVKYELGDNAWLQGIYNRREKWVSAYLRSTFCAGMSTTQRSESMNKYFKDYIRSSTMVSDFVHQYEKALDARYFKEKENDV, encoded by the exons ATGCCGAGTCACACATGTGTAGAAGGTGAAGATGTCGAAGAAGTAAATGTAgaagatgttgtgaatgtggaagatgaagttcgtGTGGATGTTGATGTGAATGTGGAAGATGGAGGCCGTGTGGATGATGGAGTGAATTTGATTTCTTCTTCAAGTAGTGGTTTATTGGAGTCATTCATCG AGTCTGGATTTGTGTACTCCATACAAGTTGATGAGAATGGGTGTATAGGAAGTTGTTTTTGGGCAGATGCGAGATCAAGGGCGGCGTAccaatattttggggatgttgtcACATTCGATGCTACATATTTGACAAATTTGTATAAGATGCCATTTGTGCCATTTTTTGGAGTTAACCATCATCACCAAACCATCATATTTGATTGTGCTTTGTTAGTAAATGAAACAGGCGAATCCTATGTTTGGTTATTGAGAACATGGCAAGAGGCAATGCTTGGGCGTGCCCCTTCAACCATAATTACTGATGATGACAAAGCTATGGCAAAAGCCATTGTAGAGGTACTCCCAAATACAACTCATAGGTTGTGCTTGTggtatattttacaaaaatttcccGAACACTTGGCTCATGTGTATAATAGATTTCCAGACTTTGGTAAAGATTTCTGTCATTGTATTCATGAAACAATTACAATTGAGGAATTTGAGCAGGCATGGAGTTTTATATTAGTGAAGTATGAGTTAGGAGATAATGCTTGGCTGCAAGGTATTTATAACCGACGTGAGAAGTGGGTTTCGGCTTACTTGCGTTCAACATTTTGTGCAGGCATGTCAACAACTCAAAGGAGTGAAAGCATGAACAAGTATTTTAAGGATTATATTCGTTCAAGCACGATGGTGAGTGACTTTGTGCATCAATATGAGAAAGCATTAGATGCACGttactttaaagaaaaagaaaatgatgtgtGA